A stretch of Lepidochelys kempii isolate rLepKem1 chromosome 14, rLepKem1.hap2, whole genome shotgun sequence DNA encodes these proteins:
- the RSAD1 gene encoding radical S-adenosyl methionine domain-containing protein 1, mitochondrial, which yields MAAPGWRHPRARLAAALRSLRAARQHRARQPSRAEPLQAALYVHWPYCQKRCSYCNFNTYIPRGLDEESVRSCLSREAQTLIRLSQVQRISSVFFGGGTPSLASPLTIAAVLETVSRCTHLAADAEVTLEANPTSASASRLAGFQASGVNRLSIGIQSLDDAELRLLGRNHMADEALGTLEEAKKLFPGRTSVDLIFGLPGQSVSSWARGLEELLQLCDDHVSLYQLTLERGTSLFKQVQRGSLPVPKQEVVAEMYESAREMLRDVGFRQYEVSNFARNGALSTHNLSYWQGSQYIGVGPGAHGRFVPRAHGESLREARIQTLEPDSWMKEVLACGHGTRKQTVLSQLEVLEEVLVLGLRMDIGITHQHWLQFATSLSLWDVFGTSEEVKELEDQGLLLLDNRGLRCSWKGLAVLDSLLLTLLNQLQKSWEDRTAHRT from the exons ATGGCGGCGCCGGGCTGGCGGCACCCTCGGGCCCGGCTGGCCGCGGCTCTGCGCAGCCTCCGAGCGGCGCGGCAGCACCGGGCGCGGCAGCCGTCCCGCGCGGAGCCGCTCCAGGCGGCCCTCTACGTGCAC TGGCCGTACTGCCAGAAACGCTGCAGCTACTGCAACTTCAACACGTACATCCCCCGGGGCCTAGACGAGGAGTCCGTGAGGAGCTGTCTCTCTCGGGAAGCCCAGACCCTGATCCGGCTCAGCCAAGTCCAGAG GATCAGCTCGGTGTTCTTCGGCGGGGGCACCCCAAGCCTGGCCAGCCCGCTCACCATCGCTGCTGTCCTGGAGACCGTCTCTCGCTGCACCCACTTGGCGGCGGACGCCGAGGTCACTCTGGAAGCCAATCCCACCTCAGCAAGTGCCTCGCGGCTGGCGGGATTCCAGGCGTCAGGAGTCAATCGCCTCTCCATCGGCATCCAG TCCCTGGATGATGCAGAGCTGAGGCTCCTTGGGAGGAACCACATGGCTGATGAGGCTCTGGGGACCTTGGAAGAGGCAAAGAAGCTGTTTCCCGGCCGCACATCCGTTGACCTCATCTTTGGCCTCCCCGGCCAGAGTGTTTCCTCATGGGCCAGGGGGTTAGAAGAGCTGCTTCAGCTGTGTGATGACCATGTGTCTCTGTACCAGCTGACGCTGGAGAGGGGCACCTCCCTCTTCAAGCAGGTCCAGCGGGGCTCTCTGCCCGTGCCCAAGCAGGAGGTGGTGGCAGAGATGTATGAATCTGCCCGGGAGATGCTGCGGGACGTGGGATTCCGGCAGTATGAGGTCTCCAATTTTGCCAGGAAT GGGGCGCTCAGTACCCACAACCTGTCCTATTggcaaggcagccagtacataggGGTCGGGCCAG GAGCTCATGGGAGGTTTGTGCCGCGAGCACATGGCGAGAGCCTTCGGGAAGCCAGAATACAGACCTTAGAGCCGGACAGCTGGATGAAGGAGGTGCTTGCCTGCGGACACGGGACCCGGAAACAGACTGTGCTGAGCCAGCTGGAGGT GTTGGAGGAGGTTTTGGTCCTGGGGCTCCGCATGGACATAGGAATCACACACCAG cactggctgcagtttgccaccaGCCTGAGCCTGTGGGACGTGTTTGGAACCTCAGAGGAAGTGAAAGAGCTGGAGGATCAGGGCTTGCTGCTTTTGGACAATAG GGGGCTCAGGTGCTCTTGGAAAGGTTTGGCAGTGCTGGACTCTCTGCTGCTGACCCTCCTCAACCAGCTCCAGAAGTCCTGGGAAGACAGAACAGCCCATCGGACCTGA